The Camelus dromedarius isolate mCamDro1 chromosome 8, mCamDro1.pat, whole genome shotgun sequence genome includes a window with the following:
- the LRRC18 gene encoding leucine-rich repeat-containing protein 18, translating to MAKGGKGPKGKKITFNVAKNCIKITFDGKKRLDLSKMGITTFPKCILRLSDVDELDLSRNMIKKIPDSISKFQNLRWLDLHSNYIDRLPESIGQMTTLLYLNVSNNRLTANGLPVELNQLKNIRTVNLGLNHLDSVPTTLGALKELHEVGLHDNLLNSVPTSISKLPKLKKLNTKRNPFPKAEEADTFIDTIKRMENLYLVDEKDLCGTCLRKCQQAREKLNKIKNMTVTAPKRAIFSNLVSPNSMAKGSQEDWRIRSTSP from the exons ATGGCCAAGGGTGGCAAAGGCCCCAAGGGCAAAAAGATCACCTTCAATGTGGCCAAGAATTGCATCAAGATCACATTCGACGGGAAAAAACGCCTCGACTTGAGCAAGATGGGAATTACCACCTTCCCCAAGTGCATCCTGCGGCTCAGTGATGTGGACGAGCTCGACCTTAGCCGGAACATGATCAAGAAGATCCCTGACTCCATCTCCAAGTTCCAAAACCTGCGGTGGCTGGACTTGCACAGCAACTACATCGATAGGCTGCCTGAGTCCATCGGCCAGATGACCACTCTGCTCTACCTCAACGTGAGCAACAACAGGCTGACCGCCAACGGGCTGCCCGTGGAGCTCAATCAGCTCAAGAACATCCGCACTGTGAACTTAGGCCTGAATCACCTGGACAGCGTGCCCACCACGCTGGGCGCCCTGAAGGAGCTCCATGAGGTGGGTCTCCATGACAACCTGCTCAACTCCGTCCCCACCAGCATCTCCAAGCTCCCCAAGCTGAAAAAGCTCAACACAAAGCGAAACCCTTTTCCCAAGGCAGAAGAGGCGGATACATTCATAGATACAATCAAGCGGATGGAAAATCTGTACCTGGTGGACGAGAAGGATCTGTGTGGGACTTGCCTGAGAAAATGCCAGCAGGCCCGGGAAAAGCTGAACAAAATCAAGAACATGACTGTGACGGCACCGAAAAGGGCCATCTTTTCTAATTTGGTCTCACCCAACTCCATGGCCAAAGGATCCCAGGAAGATTGGAG GATTCGCTCAACATCTCCCTAG